One genomic window of Sodaliphilus pleomorphus includes the following:
- the gldM gene encoding gliding motility protein GldM yields the protein MAVHKNQSMAEMSSRQKMINLMYIVLTAMLALNVSSDVLNGFNQVQQGLDRSNRTLTARNQALLGELEAWYQKYPKVDKAPLYEAQHMCDVTDSLYNYIDSLKMAIVRVCDGPKANPQHIVAQDNLDAAAQVMLPPTGKKGAELRARIDRYRNYIVSLLNDGQKQKSIEEALSTATVKTSNGKKKWEESMFENMPSIAAVTLLSKLQNDIRFSQGVLLNQLLTGLDTGELRVNSIEAFVVPDSRIVMRGQKYTARIVMAAVDTMQRPKVYVNGSMLNNNKGLYEVGTGSVGTFNYSGWIEVTGRDGTVTKREFKSSYTVIEPMASISATMMNVFYAGIDNPVSIAVSGVPQQSIQATMTNGTLVKSGDHWVAHSSAIGKECTISVTAELDGTRTNVGSATFRVRKLPDPTPFIAWRDAQGNTQEYKGGKPFAKGTLLAARGLDAAIDDDLLKIDYRVVSFEMVLFDQMGNAMSERSAGANFSDRQRAAMRNMKHGKRFYISRVKATGPDGVTRDISPMEVIVN from the coding sequence ATGGCAGTACACAAAAATCAAAGCATGGCCGAGATGTCCTCGCGCCAGAAGATGATAAACCTCATGTATATCGTCCTCACCGCCATGCTTGCCCTCAACGTGTCGAGCGACGTGCTCAACGGCTTCAACCAGGTGCAGCAAGGCCTGGACCGGTCCAACCGCACGCTCACGGCACGCAACCAGGCCCTGCTGGGCGAACTCGAGGCATGGTACCAGAAGTACCCCAAGGTAGACAAGGCCCCGCTCTACGAGGCCCAGCACATGTGCGACGTCACCGACAGCCTCTACAACTATATCGACTCGCTCAAGATGGCCATCGTGCGCGTGTGCGACGGGCCCAAAGCCAACCCGCAGCACATCGTGGCACAAGACAACCTCGACGCCGCCGCCCAGGTCATGCTCCCGCCCACGGGCAAGAAGGGAGCCGAGCTGCGCGCGCGCATCGACCGCTACCGCAACTACATCGTGAGCTTGCTCAACGACGGCCAGAAGCAGAAGAGCATCGAGGAGGCCCTGTCGACAGCAACGGTAAAGACCAGCAACGGCAAGAAAAAATGGGAGGAAAGCATGTTTGAAAACATGCCCTCGATTGCAGCTGTGACCCTGCTCTCCAAGCTGCAGAACGACATACGCTTCTCGCAGGGCGTGCTGCTCAACCAGCTGCTCACAGGCCTCGACACGGGCGAGCTGCGCGTGAACTCGATCGAAGCCTTTGTGGTGCCCGACTCGCGCATCGTGATGCGCGGCCAGAAGTACACGGCCCGCATCGTGATGGCGGCTGTCGACACCATGCAGCGCCCCAAGGTGTACGTCAACGGCAGCATGCTCAACAACAACAAGGGCCTCTATGAGGTGGGCACTGGCTCGGTGGGCACATTCAACTACTCGGGCTGGATCGAGGTCACCGGCCGCGACGGCACCGTCACCAAGCGCGAGTTCAAGTCGAGCTACACCGTGATCGAGCCCATGGCCTCGATATCGGCCACGATGATGAACGTGTTCTATGCCGGCATCGACAACCCCGTGTCGATAGCCGTGTCGGGCGTGCCGCAACAGTCGATACAGGCCACCATGACCAACGGCACCCTGGTCAAGAGCGGCGACCACTGGGTGGCCCACTCGAGTGCCATAGGCAAGGAGTGCACCATCAGCGTCACGGCCGAGCTCGACGGCACCCGCACCAATGTGGGCAGTGCCACCTTCAGGGTGCGCAAGCTGCCCGACCCCACCCCGTTTATCGCCTGGCGCGACGCCCAGGGCAACACCCAGGAGTACAAGGGCGGCAAGCCCTTTGCCAAGGGCACCCTGCTGGCAGCCCGCGGCCTCGATGCCGCCATCGACGACGACCTGCTCAAGATCGACTACCGCGTGGTGAGCTTCGAGATGGTGCTCTTCGACCAGATGGGCAACGCCATGAGCGAGCGCTCGGCCGGTGCCAACTTCTCCGACCGCCAGCGCGCCGCCATGCGCAACATGAAGCACGGCAAGCGCTTCTACATCTCGCGCGTGAAGGCCACCGGCCCCGATGGCGTGACGCGCGACATCTCGCCCATGGAGGTGATCGTGAATTAA
- the gldN gene encoding gliding motility protein GldN, whose product MKFLKIITVALLAALAGLSTQAQVVRKKAGDEGKKKTNSAISERQQSFYEVNEPSDADLQWMKVVYRELDLTKGKNPALYYPEEPNEDGQSLFYIIMRLVADGDIDCYEWLDGREMFTPEYKYKVSNMLDRFHILYTTAKGSTEKHPRYSIENADIPGSEVLSYYIIEKWEFDTRSNAMKSRVEALCPVLHREDEYGVMQKWPMFWVKMNDIRPYIARQYVFTDDDNNLLRYNLDDFFKLNMYSGEIYKVKNLRNMTLRQQFPDDSAYHHAQDSIEARLRQFNKSLWVPDREELMAAKEAREKAERAKAAQADGDEQQATQDDDEQQSTTVKSARKRSSTKRGSKAKSSSQSKSKPKTTKVKTRSIKSSSGGATRSVRNRKR is encoded by the coding sequence ATGAAGTTTCTCAAGATTATCACCGTAGCCCTGCTGGCAGCCCTGGCTGGCCTGAGCACGCAAGCCCAGGTGGTGAGAAAGAAAGCCGGCGACGAGGGCAAGAAGAAGACCAACTCGGCCATCTCTGAGCGCCAGCAATCGTTCTACGAGGTAAACGAGCCCAGCGACGCCGACCTGCAGTGGATGAAGGTCGTGTATCGAGAGCTCGACCTCACCAAGGGCAAGAACCCCGCCCTGTACTACCCCGAGGAGCCCAACGAAGACGGCCAGAGCCTGTTCTACATCATCATGCGCCTGGTGGCCGACGGCGACATCGACTGCTACGAGTGGCTCGACGGCCGCGAGATGTTCACCCCCGAGTACAAGTACAAGGTGAGCAACATGCTCGACCGCTTCCACATCCTCTACACCACAGCCAAGGGCAGCACCGAGAAGCACCCCCGCTACAGCATCGAGAACGCCGACATACCGGGCAGCGAGGTGCTGAGCTACTACATCATCGAGAAGTGGGAGTTTGACACCCGCAGCAACGCCATGAAGTCGCGCGTCGAGGCCCTGTGCCCGGTGCTGCACCGCGAGGACGAGTATGGCGTGATGCAGAAGTGGCCCATGTTCTGGGTGAAGATGAACGACATACGCCCCTACATTGCACGCCAGTATGTGTTTACCGACGACGACAACAACCTGCTGCGCTACAACCTCGACGACTTCTTCAAGCTCAACATGTACAGCGGCGAGATCTACAAGGTGAAAAACCTGCGCAACATGACCCTGCGTCAGCAGTTCCCCGACGACAGCGCCTATCATCACGCCCAAGACAGCATCGAGGCCCGGTTGCGCCAGTTCAATAAGAGCCTGTGGGTGCCCGACCGCGAGGAGCTCATGGCCGCCAAGGAGGCCCGCGAAAAGGCCGAAAGAGCCAAGGCAGCCCAGGCCGACGGCGACGAGCAGCAGGCCACCCAAGACGATGACGAGCAGCAGTCGACGACCGTGAAGTCGGCCCGCAAGCGCAGCAGCACCAAGCGCGGCAGCAAGGCCAAGAGCAGCAGCCAGAGCAAGTCGAAGCCCAAGACCACCAAGGTGAAGACCCGCAGCATCAAGAGCAGCAGCGGCGGCGCCACCCGCAGCGTGCGCAACCGCAAGCGCTGA
- the hcp gene encoding hydroxylamine reductase encodes MTTANDMFCFQCQETAKGTGCTIKGVCGKTSTTARWQDLLLSVVRGVATIEHALVEAGEPIDQQAATFMVDALFTTITNANFDDQAILGKVDAGIALKKQLLARAQELGVDLPHYNEVKWGGEKADYETESRREGVLRNSNEDLRSLKELTVLGLKGMAAYYEHAARLGQMSDEIIAFMYKALATVTNPDATMQQLLDTVLETGKYGVDVMALLDKANTEAYGNPEITRVNIGVGKNPGILISGHDLKDIEDLLEQTEGTGIDVYTHGEMLPAHYYPRLKKYKHLVGNYGNAWWKQKEEFATFNGPIVFTTNCIVPPTPTANYRDRVFTTNSAGYPGWKHIATGPDGHKDYSQVIALAKTCAAPQEIESGSIVGGFAHNQVFALADKIVEAVKSGAIRKFVVMGGCDGRMRSRNYYSEFAQALPHDVVILTSGCAKYKYNKLNLGDIDGIPRVLDAGQCNDSYSWAVVALKLKEIFGANDINELPIFFNIAWYEQKAVIVLLALLHLGVKNIHIGPTLPAFVSPGVLKVLVDNFGLSGIGTVEDDIKQYIEA; translated from the coding sequence ATGACTACAGCAAACGATATGTTTTGTTTCCAGTGCCAGGAGACGGCCAAGGGAACGGGTTGCACCATCAAGGGTGTGTGTGGGAAAACGTCGACAACTGCACGGTGGCAGGACCTGCTGCTCAGTGTGGTGCGCGGTGTGGCAACAATCGAGCATGCGCTCGTCGAGGCAGGCGAGCCCATCGACCAGCAGGCAGCAACCTTCATGGTAGATGCCCTGTTCACGACCATTACCAATGCAAACTTCGACGACCAGGCCATCCTGGGCAAGGTGGACGCCGGCATCGCCCTGAAAAAGCAATTGCTGGCCCGCGCCCAAGAGCTGGGCGTGGACCTGCCCCACTACAACGAGGTGAAATGGGGCGGCGAGAAGGCCGACTACGAGACCGAGAGCCGTCGCGAGGGCGTGCTGCGCAACAGCAACGAGGACCTGCGCTCGCTCAAGGAGCTCACTGTGCTGGGCCTCAAGGGCATGGCAGCCTACTATGAGCACGCAGCCCGCCTGGGCCAGATGAGCGACGAGATCATCGCCTTCATGTACAAGGCTCTTGCAACCGTCACCAATCCCGACGCCACCATGCAGCAGCTGCTCGACACCGTGCTCGAGACGGGAAAATATGGCGTCGACGTGATGGCCCTGCTCGACAAGGCCAACACCGAGGCCTATGGCAACCCCGAAATCACACGGGTAAACATAGGCGTGGGCAAGAACCCCGGCATCCTCATCTCGGGTCACGACCTCAAGGACATCGAAGACCTGCTCGAGCAGACCGAGGGCACCGGTATCGACGTCTACACCCACGGCGAGATGCTGCCCGCACACTACTATCCGCGCTTGAAAAAATACAAACACCTGGTGGGTAACTACGGCAACGCCTGGTGGAAGCAGAAGGAGGAATTTGCCACCTTCAACGGTCCCATCGTGTTCACCACCAACTGCATCGTGCCTCCCACACCCACAGCCAACTACCGCGACCGCGTGTTCACAACCAACTCGGCCGGCTATCCAGGCTGGAAGCATATAGCCACCGGCCCCGACGGGCACAAAGACTATAGCCAGGTCATAGCCCTGGCCAAGACCTGCGCGGCACCCCAGGAGATCGAGTCGGGCTCGATCGTGGGCGGCTTTGCCCACAACCAAGTCTTTGCCCTTGCCGACAAGATTGTAGAGGCCGTCAAGAGCGGCGCCATACGCAAGTTTGTGGTCATGGGCGGTTGCGACGGCCGCATGCGCAGCCGCAACTACTACAGCGAGTTTGCCCAGGCACTGCCCCACGACGTGGTGATACTCACCAGCGGCTGCGCCAAGTACAAGTACAACAAGCTCAACCTGGGCGACATCGACGGCATACCGCGTGTGCTCGACGCCGGCCAGTGCAACGATTCCTACTCGTGGGCAGTGGTGGCCCTGAAGCTCAAGGAGATATTCGGCGCCAACGACATCAACGAGCTGCCCATCTTCTTCAACATCGCATGGTATGAGCAAAAGGCCGTGATCGTGCTGCTGGCCCTGCTCCACCTGGGCGTGAAAAACATCCACATCGGTCCCACACTGCCAGCCTTTGTGTCGCCCGGCGTGCTCAAGGTGCTCGTCGACAACTTCGGGCTGAGCGGAATAGGCACCGTCGAAGACGACATCAAGCAATACATCGAGGCCTAA
- a CDS encoding N-6 DNA methylase, giving the protein MINQSNIKEVLISMGFHKEKIGNFFKKDFGAFNMSVDIDNKTLNYPQGVVLNDKTTSNFSHDENFVVFECVNRLVEKGYLPETIELEPRWRLGHDSKSSGKPDILIKDKNGDNLIIIECKTAGKEYRKEKKNTETDGGQLFSYWQQDNGIKWLALYASDWDGTKITYQSDIINCTDDANILKMSERDKDVKVFAHAKNDSERFEVWRDTYNCQWLSDLIFSEDSQPYQIELKPLRKKDLKDFTPDDKIVNQFEEILRHNNVSDKENAFNRLVALFICKLVDEIKKQDYEEVDFQYKYTDTYETLQDRLQRLHQQGMEEFMKEKIFYVDDGYAERLFENYTGQKRKAAIEDLKHTIRVLKFYSNNDFAFKDVHNEELFYQNGKILVEVVQLFQPYRIVYQSKHQFLGDLFEQLLNKGFKQNEGQFFTPTPITRFIWDALPLSNYISEHDLPRIIDYACGAGHFLTEGVEAVNAIRPNEENNWVEKHIYGVEKDYRLARVSKVSMFMNGAGGSNIIFGDGLENYLEKGIEPHSFDILVANPPYSVNGFKRHLSLHNNEFSILKQITLEGKEIETLFVERIAQLLKPQGIAAVVLPASILSNASASYTAARGELLQNFRLHAIVAFGSKTFGATSTNTVTLFLEKYEEPPRKAEMVKDFVTVVMGNDFCDGWKDKVLFDEYLKHQHIGQDIYRRFVSKELNWEELAADSYLKTYYDAFRTQAISIPKSITTAEEKEKYRRDKFYDMALATEKRKLYYFALTSGQHTLVVTAPADNKAQKEFLGYDWSNRKGDEGIKIIKPGGMLYNDDDRFARGTIACAIRNSFIDAQTQLPEEFQQFAKWYRLTDMVKFSSTSFNIEIGTTLERVANPYSNFNTVRLGSVVKIIRGITYPNEAEVNYPTNNIILPADNITTNGKLKIKKPIFLKDANFLEEEKKLHKGDIFMCFSSGSKKHVGKSCFIEKNTEYYAGGFMGILRINNSIIDNHFLAYLLNSSGFKALLSDYSKGSNINNLSNKIGEIELPLPPMSTQQQIVTECEAEDRKYDECNKKIESLANQKAEIVGSISANEVTTIEALCDEINPSRSEISNMPDDTSVSFVEMNSLGQGIIEKMVDRPLGELRKGGYTYFAENDILIAKITPCMENGKCAIASGLTNGIGMGSTEFHVLRVNKSKVMPEYVFALLNQDKIRKEAAAHFTGSSGHRRVPIDYYKHLEIPFLSLQEQNRIVKQIYGIDQQVITLKVRRQECAANKQAILDKYLK; this is encoded by the coding sequence ATGATCAATCAATCCAACATAAAAGAAGTCCTTATTTCCATGGGCTTTCACAAAGAGAAAATAGGCAATTTCTTTAAGAAAGACTTTGGAGCATTCAACATGTCTGTTGATATCGACAACAAAACACTGAACTATCCACAAGGAGTTGTCCTGAATGACAAGACTACAAGCAATTTCTCTCACGATGAGAACTTTGTTGTATTCGAGTGTGTCAATAGATTGGTGGAAAAAGGCTATCTTCCTGAAACAATAGAATTGGAACCAAGATGGCGTCTTGGGCATGACTCAAAGTCAAGTGGCAAACCAGATATTCTCATCAAGGATAAGAATGGTGACAACCTTATCATTATAGAATGCAAGACTGCAGGGAAGGAATATCGTAAAGAAAAGAAGAATACAGAGACCGATGGCGGGCAGCTTTTCAGTTATTGGCAACAGGACAATGGTATAAAATGGCTCGCACTCTATGCTTCTGACTGGGATGGCACCAAAATTACCTATCAAAGTGATATTATCAATTGCACTGACGATGCCAACATCCTGAAAATGTCGGAGCGCGACAAAGATGTGAAGGTGTTTGCCCATGCCAAAAATGACAGTGAACGCTTTGAGGTTTGGCGAGACACTTACAATTGCCAATGGCTGTCCGATCTTATCTTCAGTGAGGACAGTCAACCCTATCAAATAGAGTTAAAGCCGCTGCGCAAGAAAGATCTAAAGGACTTCACTCCGGACGATAAGATTGTCAATCAGTTTGAAGAGATACTCCGGCACAATAACGTGTCGGACAAGGAAAACGCATTCAATCGTCTTGTAGCCCTTTTTATCTGCAAACTGGTCGACGAAATCAAAAAGCAGGACTACGAGGAAGTGGACTTTCAGTACAAGTACACCGACACCTACGAGACTCTGCAAGACCGATTGCAACGGCTTCATCAGCAGGGAATGGAAGAGTTTATGAAAGAGAAGATCTTCTATGTTGATGATGGCTATGCAGAGCGCCTGTTTGAAAACTACACCGGTCAAAAACGTAAAGCAGCCATAGAGGACTTGAAGCATACCATCAGAGTGCTCAAGTTTTATTCCAACAACGACTTTGCTTTCAAGGATGTCCACAACGAAGAACTATTCTACCAGAATGGCAAGATCCTTGTTGAGGTAGTTCAGCTCTTTCAGCCCTATCGCATTGTCTATCAGTCAAAGCACCAGTTCCTTGGTGACTTGTTTGAGCAATTACTCAACAAAGGCTTTAAACAAAACGAGGGACAATTTTTCACACCTACGCCCATTACTCGTTTTATTTGGGATGCACTGCCGCTTTCCAATTATATTTCAGAGCATGATTTGCCACGTATTATTGACTATGCGTGTGGTGCCGGACATTTCCTTACCGAGGGAGTAGAGGCTGTCAATGCCATCCGTCCCAACGAGGAAAACAATTGGGTGGAAAAACATATTTATGGAGTGGAGAAAGACTATCGTCTGGCACGTGTCTCTAAGGTCTCCATGTTCATGAATGGAGCCGGAGGAAGCAACATCATCTTTGGAGACGGGCTGGAGAATTATCTGGAGAAAGGTATAGAGCCACACTCGTTCGATATACTGGTGGCAAACCCGCCCTATTCAGTGAACGGTTTCAAACGGCATCTGTCGTTGCACAACAATGAGTTCTCCATTCTGAAGCAGATAACGCTGGAAGGTAAAGAGATAGAGACGTTGTTTGTGGAGCGTATCGCCCAGTTGCTCAAGCCGCAGGGCATTGCGGCTGTGGTGCTACCCGCATCAATCTTGTCCAATGCATCTGCAAGCTACACGGCTGCACGTGGTGAACTGTTGCAAAACTTCCGGCTGCACGCTATCGTGGCATTTGGCAGCAAGACCTTCGGAGCGACAAGTACCAATACCGTTACGCTCTTCCTTGAGAAATACGAGGAGCCGCCTCGCAAGGCCGAGATGGTTAAGGACTTCGTTACGGTTGTGATGGGCAATGACTTCTGTGACGGGTGGAAAGATAAAGTCCTCTTCGACGAATATCTGAAGCATCAGCACATCGGCCAAGATATATACCGCAGATTTGTCAGTAAAGAGCTGAACTGGGAAGAATTGGCCGCCGACAGCTATCTGAAGACATACTATGATGCCTTCAGAACACAGGCCATCAGTATTCCCAAGTCGATAACCACAGCAGAGGAAAAGGAGAAATACCGGCGGGACAAGTTCTACGATATGGCTTTGGCAACAGAGAAGCGGAAACTCTATTATTTTGCTCTGACATCAGGGCAGCATACTCTTGTCGTCACAGCACCGGCCGACAATAAGGCCCAGAAAGAATTTCTCGGTTACGACTGGAGTAACCGAAAGGGTGATGAGGGTATCAAGATTATAAAGCCAGGTGGTATGCTCTACAACGATGATGATCGTTTTGCACGAGGCACCATTGCATGTGCAATTCGTAATAGTTTCATCGATGCACAAACACAATTGCCGGAAGAATTTCAGCAATTTGCGAAGTGGTATAGGCTGACGGATATGGTAAAATTCTCTTCTACTTCTTTTAATATAGAGATTGGTACAACCTTAGAGAGAGTTGCCAATCCATACAGTAACTTTAATACCGTAAGGCTTGGTTCCGTTGTCAAGATAATAAGAGGAATAACATATCCGAATGAAGCAGAAGTAAATTATCCAACAAATAATATTATTTTACCAGCTGATAATATAACAACAAATGGAAAACTCAAAATTAAAAAGCCAATATTTCTTAAAGATGCAAATTTTCTTGAAGAGGAGAAAAAACTGCATAAAGGTGATATCTTCATGTGCTTCTCCAGTGGAAGTAAAAAACATGTTGGTAAGTCTTGTTTTATAGAGAAAAATACAGAATATTATGCCGGTGGCTTCATGGGTATACTGCGCATCAATAATAGCATCATTGATAATCACTTCTTGGCATATCTCTTAAATTCTTCTGGTTTCAAAGCTTTACTTTCTGATTATAGTAAAGGCTCTAACATAAATAATTTATCCAATAAAATAGGAGAAATAGAATTGCCCTTACCTCCAATGTCCACACAGCAGCAAATTGTCACTGAGTGCGAGGCTGAAGATAGAAAATATGATGAGTGTAATAAAAAAATTGAATCGCTGGCAAATCAAAAGGCAGAGATTGTAGGAAGCATCAGCGCTAACGAAGTCACAACAATAGAAGCATTGTGTGATGAAATTAATCCGTCTCGTTCTGAAATTTCCAATATGCCAGATGACACTTCAGTATCTTTCGTTGAGATGAATTCATTAGGACAAGGCATAATTGAAAAAATGGTCGACAGACCTCTTGGTGAACTTCGTAAAGGAGGTTATACGTATTTTGCAGAAAACGACATACTCATAGCCAAAATAACACCATGTATGGAAAACGGCAAGTGCGCAATTGCTTCTGGCTTGACTAACGGGATTGGCATGGGCAGTACCGAATTTCATGTTTTAAGAGTCAACAAAAGCAAAGTAATGCCGGAATATGTTTTTGCTTTGCTAAATCAAGATAAGATAAGAAAAGAGGCAGCTGCTCATTTCACGGGATCAAGTGGACATAGAAGGGTGCCTATAGATTATTATAAGCATCTTGAGATACCATTCCTTTCACTGCAAGAACAAAATAGAATTGTCAAGCAGATTTATGGAATAGATCAACAAGTTATTACTTTAAAAGTGCGCAGGCAAGAGTGTGCCGCCAACAAGCAGGCCATTCTCGACAAATATCTAAAATAG
- the dusB gene encoding tRNA dihydrouridine synthase DusB, which translates to MKIGNIDLGNRPVMLAPMEDVTDVSFRQICREQGADMVYTEFVSADALIRSIQATLRKLAISPRERPAAIQIYGKDVDSMVEAARICEQAHPDVIDLNFGCPVKKVAGKGAGAGLLRNVPLMLAITRAVVEAVHVPVTAKTRLGWDCNNKIIVELAEQLQDCGIQALTIHGRTRSQLYSGEADWTLIGQVKRNPRMRIPIIGNGDITTPAKLKEYYDRYGVDGIMVGRAAIGAPWIFKQMKQYLATGELPAISNHEKMQLLRRQIDESIDRIDEYRGILHIRRHLAATPLFKGIPNFRETRIAMLRASTKAELTAILDQVERQYL; encoded by the coding sequence ATGAAGATAGGCAACATAGATTTGGGCAACCGGCCAGTGATGCTTGCGCCCATGGAAGATGTGACCGACGTCTCGTTCAGGCAGATATGCCGCGAGCAGGGCGCCGACATGGTGTATACCGAGTTTGTATCGGCCGATGCGCTCATACGCAGCATTCAGGCCACGCTGCGCAAGCTCGCCATCTCGCCGCGAGAGCGCCCGGCGGCCATCCAGATCTACGGCAAAGATGTGGACTCGATGGTGGAGGCGGCGCGCATATGCGAGCAGGCGCACCCCGATGTGATCGACCTCAACTTTGGGTGCCCGGTGAAGAAGGTGGCCGGCAAGGGAGCCGGTGCCGGGCTGCTGCGCAACGTGCCGCTCATGCTGGCCATAACGCGTGCCGTGGTCGAGGCTGTGCATGTGCCCGTGACGGCCAAGACCCGCCTGGGCTGGGACTGCAACAACAAGATCATCGTGGAGCTGGCCGAGCAGCTGCAAGACTGCGGCATCCAGGCCCTCACCATACACGGCCGCACGCGCAGCCAGCTCTACAGCGGCGAGGCCGACTGGACGCTCATAGGGCAGGTGAAGCGCAACCCGCGCATGAGGATACCCATCATAGGCAACGGCGACATCACCACGCCGGCCAAGCTCAAGGAGTACTACGACCGCTATGGCGTAGACGGCATCATGGTGGGCCGCGCAGCCATAGGGGCGCCGTGGATTTTCAAGCAGATGAAGCAGTACCTGGCCACGGGCGAGCTTCCCGCGATTTCCAACCACGAGAAGATGCAGCTGCTGCGCCGCCAGATCGACGAGAGCATCGACCGTATCGACGAGTACCGCGGCATCTTGCACATACGCCGCCACCTGGCTGCCACGCCGCTGTTTAAGGGCATACCCAACTTCAGGGAGACGCGCATAGCCATGCTGCGTGCCAGCACCAAGGCCGAGCTCACGGCCATTCTCGACCAGGTGGAGCGGCAGTACCTGTGA
- a CDS encoding hemerythrin domain-containing protein — MEDRSRHTFDTWPTDLLIDYAIKIHHRGIRTRGPLTLELLGRVKAERPLVLSQVEQLFAASLEALDAHLFKEENVLFPYIEELHEAASNRQAAAPMHCGTVLNPIHVMMADHAEELQRQATIAALLDDYNEPEGCSDDYKRLMHELHEFALDLQEHTHIENDLIFPQAVEMESKWVNGCNGGNCCG; from the coding sequence ATGGAAGACAGAAGCCGACACACCTTTGACACATGGCCCACCGACTTGCTCATCGACTACGCCATCAAGATACATCACCGGGGCATACGCACCCGCGGTCCCCTCACTCTCGAGCTGCTGGGCCGCGTCAAGGCCGAGCGCCCGCTCGTGCTCTCGCAGGTAGAGCAGCTATTTGCCGCCTCGCTCGAGGCCCTCGACGCCCACTTGTTTAAGGAGGAAAACGTGCTTTTCCCCTACATCGAGGAGCTGCACGAGGCCGCCAGCAACCGCCAGGCGGCCGCACCCATGCACTGCGGCACAGTGCTCAACCCGATACACGTGATGATGGCCGACCACGCCGAGGAGCTGCAACGCCAAGCCACGATTGCCGCCCTGCTCGACGACTACAACGAGCCCGAGGGCTGCAGCGACGACTACAAGCGCCTCATGCACGAGCTGCACGAGTTTGCCCTCGACCTGCAAGAGCACACCCACATCGAAAACGACCTGATCTTCCCGCAAGCCGTGGAGATGGAAAGCAAGTGGGTGAACGGCTGCAACGGCGGCAACTGCTGCGGTTAG